From a single Cytophagales bacterium WSM2-2 genomic region:
- the yaeI gene encoding phosphodiesterase YaeI: MTGENNLRLLMRRRKFLKNTLYTLGGIGLAGGLYTWQVEPFWLDITKHKMPVKNLSPALAGKTLMQISDIHIGNRFDYNFIIDSFKKAKEFKPDFVVYTGDYVSTYRDEVQFDKLSEVLEHVVKGTISTVGILGNHDYGKAWRQPHIAVEIARMLTNAGVSMLRNEQVNFQGLTFIGFDDYWGMNFDPVKAMQGYNNNTASIVLCHNPDVCDLNVWQNYQGWILSGHTHGGQVRPPFLPPPMLPVKNKNYTSGKFDLSNNRTLYINRALGHLWQIRFNVRPEITLFELEVG, translated from the coding sequence ATGACAGGAGAAAATAACCTGCGCTTACTTATGAGAAGACGTAAATTCTTAAAGAACACTTTATATACATTGGGGGGAATAGGTTTGGCCGGGGGGCTCTACACCTGGCAAGTGGAGCCATTTTGGTTGGACATTACAAAACATAAAATGCCGGTCAAAAACCTGTCCCCTGCTCTTGCAGGCAAGACACTCATGCAAATCAGCGATATACACATCGGGAACAGGTTTGATTATAATTTTATCATCGACTCATTCAAAAAAGCAAAAGAGTTCAAGCCTGATTTTGTTGTTTACACCGGCGACTATGTGAGTACCTATCGTGATGAAGTGCAGTTTGATAAGCTGTCCGAAGTTTTGGAGCACGTGGTGAAAGGAACAATTTCGACTGTTGGCATTTTGGGCAATCACGATTATGGTAAAGCATGGAGACAGCCTCACATTGCCGTTGAAATAGCCAGGATGCTGACCAACGCGGGAGTATCCATGCTTAGAAATGAACAAGTAAATTTTCAGGGGCTTACGTTTATCGGCTTTGATGACTATTGGGGAATGAATTTCGATCCGGTAAAAGCGATGCAGGGCTACAACAACAATACTGCAAGTATTGTGCTATGTCACAATCCGGATGTGTGCGACCTGAACGTCTGGCAAAACTACCAGGGTTGGATACTATCAGGTCACACTCATGGCGGACAAGTACGACCTCCCTTTCTTCCCCCGCCAATGTTGCCCGTGAAAAATAAAAACTATACGAGTGGAAAATTTGACCTCAGCAATAATAGAACACTCTATATCAACAGGGCACTTGGCCACTTATGGCAAATAAGATTTAATGTAAGACCGGAGATAACACTATTTGAACTTGAGGTGGGTTGA
- a CDS encoding nuclease encodes MKLIADQLHLAASDLSNHLSCQHLTQLERKVALKEIGRPSYRDPSLDVLIKRGQDHEAAYVKHLSEKGIKVIDLKGKSATDTLDAMKQGADVIVQAQFEDGPWGGIADILLKVDRESKLGNWSYEIQDTKLSQNTKASTILQLCLYTDLLSDLQGAAPEKMYVVKPGENFPTEEYQFTEFQAYYRLVKKKLEQTISKGEQNTYPDPVEHCNICRWWQVCDKKRHTDDHLSLVAGIRSLHIVELQRQKIQTLEQFAKTSKLEKPERGNKETFKKKQSQAKIQLDGRHQNKLLYEVLPIEPGRGFNRLPELSEGDVYFDIEGDAYYEDGGLEYVLGYAYREKGKLIYEKLWSATRVEERKAFGQFMKFISQQWRRFPKMYIYHFAPYEPTAVKRLARVHAMFETEVDDLLRAERFIDLHSVFKEALLAGVESYSLKELERFTKYTRKVDLHDASVARKAVEIALELHDFKSLPKETIQFVEGYNEDDCLATESLHLWLENLRAELSQSGKEFQRPELKTGEASENVLELDTRSQALFKALTEKLPEDQLTWTEEQKVKWLLAHQIEYFRREDKSAWWEFYRVHELEHEDLLDERKAIAGLEFISVLPKEGKERNQTHRYKYPPQEISIDEGDELIEVKGEKIGSVRSISPENYTIDIKKTAKSVDLHPHAVHVSERVDPGALATSLMDLAWAVDDSDLGHSWPYRASKDLLMRRNPKLLEGNEGAYLLPGEDIVNAGVRIALNLDHSVLAIQGPPGAGKTYTGATMILALVKAGKKIGITAVSHKVIRNLTEATLALAREQNVKISFVHKITEESERLPDEIIEVDKSDKARAALNEGKVVCGTAWLWAEDNSREVLDYLFVDEAGQMSLSQVLAASRASKNLILLGDPQQLEQPQRGSHPEGSDVAALTYLLEGRATMPEGRGLFLSTTRRLHPAICKFTSELFYEGRLTSLPGLEKQAISGNTPFDGAGLFYMPVEHRGNQNKSSEEVDVIVQVTGQLLSRGKWTNSKGEIQPLTKEDILIVAPYNAQVAALLEKLPDMRIGTVDKFQGQEAPIVIYSMTASSIEDAPKGMSFLFNPNRMNVATSRARAVCILVASPKLFEPECKTIDQMMWANVICRFKEISENGF; translated from the coding sequence ATGAAATTGATTGCTGACCAACTCCATCTTGCTGCTTCCGATCTTTCTAATCATCTGAGTTGTCAGCACCTAACGCAATTAGAACGCAAGGTTGCGTTAAAGGAGATCGGGAGACCCAGCTATCGTGATCCCTCTCTCGATGTCTTAATTAAGAGAGGCCAGGATCATGAGGCGGCCTATGTAAAGCATTTATCTGAGAAAGGGATAAAAGTTATTGATCTGAAAGGGAAGTCAGCAACGGATACTCTCGATGCTATGAAGCAAGGTGCTGACGTAATTGTGCAGGCGCAATTTGAAGATGGTCCATGGGGTGGCATTGCTGACATTCTACTTAAAGTTGATAGAGAAAGTAAACTTGGCAACTGGTCGTATGAAATTCAGGATACCAAACTGTCACAGAATACTAAAGCCAGTACAATCCTTCAGCTTTGTTTGTACACCGATTTACTTTCCGATCTGCAGGGAGCAGCGCCTGAAAAAATGTACGTAGTAAAACCGGGTGAAAATTTCCCTACCGAAGAATATCAGTTCACGGAATTCCAGGCTTACTACAGACTCGTCAAGAAAAAACTTGAGCAAACAATTTCGAAGGGCGAACAGAATACCTATCCTGATCCCGTTGAACATTGCAATATATGCCGATGGTGGCAAGTGTGTGATAAAAAACGACATACTGACGACCATCTCTCTTTAGTGGCTGGCATCCGGTCGTTGCATATTGTAGAGCTTCAACGGCAAAAAATTCAAACGCTGGAACAGTTTGCGAAGACCAGTAAGCTTGAAAAGCCCGAACGCGGAAACAAAGAGACATTTAAAAAAAAGCAGTCGCAGGCAAAGATTCAGTTGGATGGACGGCACCAAAATAAATTGTTGTACGAAGTTCTTCCTATTGAACCGGGTCGTGGATTTAACCGGCTTCCGGAGTTAAGTGAAGGAGACGTTTATTTTGATATTGAGGGCGATGCTTACTATGAAGATGGCGGACTCGAATATGTTCTTGGATATGCTTACCGCGAAAAAGGCAAATTGATTTATGAAAAACTCTGGTCAGCAACGCGAGTTGAAGAAAGAAAGGCGTTTGGGCAATTCATGAAATTCATCTCGCAACAGTGGAGGCGGTTCCCTAAAATGTATATCTATCACTTCGCTCCATACGAACCCACCGCAGTTAAACGCCTCGCCCGGGTACATGCAATGTTTGAAACCGAAGTAGATGACTTGCTTCGTGCCGAAAGATTCATTGATCTGCATTCCGTATTCAAAGAGGCATTGCTTGCCGGTGTCGAAAGCTATTCTTTAAAAGAGCTTGAGCGATTTACGAAATACACCCGTAAGGTAGACTTGCATGATGCAAGTGTAGCCAGGAAAGCAGTGGAAATTGCACTTGAACTCCATGACTTCAAATCCCTTCCAAAAGAAACTATTCAGTTTGTAGAGGGATATAATGAAGATGACTGCCTGGCCACTGAGTCACTTCATCTCTGGCTTGAGAATCTGCGGGCTGAACTTTCGCAATCGGGGAAAGAGTTTCAGCGGCCAGAATTAAAAACAGGCGAAGCCAGTGAAAATGTTTTGGAGCTTGACACCCGGTCGCAAGCTTTGTTCAAAGCTTTAACAGAAAAACTGCCTGAAGATCAACTTACCTGGACCGAAGAGCAGAAGGTTAAGTGGTTGCTCGCTCATCAAATAGAATATTTCAGAAGAGAAGACAAAAGTGCGTGGTGGGAATTCTATCGCGTACATGAACTGGAGCATGAAGATTTATTGGATGAGCGAAAGGCAATCGCAGGACTCGAGTTTATCTCTGTGCTTCCCAAGGAGGGCAAAGAGAGAAACCAAACGCACCGGTACAAATATCCTCCACAGGAAATCAGTATTGACGAAGGTGATGAACTGATAGAAGTGAAGGGAGAAAAAATCGGATCGGTAAGGTCCATATCTCCTGAGAACTACACGATCGACATAAAAAAGACGGCAAAATCAGTTGATCTTCATCCTCACGCTGTTCATGTATCTGAAAGAGTTGATCCGGGTGCGTTGGCTACTTCGCTGATGGATTTGGCATGGGCAGTTGATGATTCAGACTTAGGGCATAGCTGGCCTTATCGTGCTTCAAAAGATTTGCTGATGAGAAGAAATCCAAAATTACTTGAAGGAAACGAAGGCGCTTACCTGTTACCAGGAGAAGACATCGTTAACGCGGGAGTACGCATTGCGCTAAATCTTGATCACAGTGTCCTCGCTATTCAGGGACCGCCCGGTGCAGGTAAAACTTATACCGGGGCTACGATGATACTTGCTCTTGTCAAAGCAGGAAAAAAGATCGGCATCACGGCAGTAAGCCATAAAGTAATTAGAAACCTCACGGAAGCCACACTCGCGTTAGCCCGTGAGCAAAATGTAAAAATCTCGTTTGTTCATAAAATCACAGAAGAGAGTGAGCGCCTTCCTGACGAGATCATTGAAGTCGATAAATCAGACAAGGCACGTGCAGCCCTGAATGAAGGAAAGGTAGTTTGCGGAACAGCCTGGCTATGGGCCGAAGACAATTCAAGAGAAGTACTAGATTATTTATTTGTAGATGAAGCGGGGCAAATGTCTCTCTCACAAGTTCTGGCTGCTTCGCGTGCATCAAAGAATCTGATTCTTTTGGGAGACCCGCAACAACTGGAGCAACCTCAAAGAGGATCGCATCCCGAAGGAAGCGATGTGGCTGCGCTTACCTATTTACTGGAAGGCCGCGCAACCATGCCCGAAGGACGAGGTTTATTCCTGAGCACCACCCGCAGGCTTCATCCGGCTATTTGTAAGTTCACTTCAGAGCTTTTTTATGAAGGTCGATTGACTTCGTTACCGGGATTGGAGAAACAAGCAATCAGTGGAAATACGCCATTTGATGGAGCGGGTCTTTTTTACATGCCCGTAGAGCATCGCGGCAATCAAAATAAATCTTCAGAGGAAGTTGATGTTATCGTACAGGTTACTGGTCAATTGCTTTCGCGTGGAAAATGGACAAATTCAAAAGGTGAAATTCAACCTTTAACGAAAGAAGATATTTTAATTGTTGCCCCTTATAATGCGCAGGTTGCGGCTCTTTTAGAAAAATTGCCGGATATGCGTATCGGCACGGTAGATAAATTTCAAGGTCAGGAAGCGCCCATTGTTATTTATAGCATGACTGCATCATCTATTGAAGATGCTCCCAAGGGAATGTCTTTTCTTTTTAATCCCAACCGAATGAATGTGGCAACCAGTAGGGCCAGGGCCGTCTGCATCCTGGTTGCTTCTCCTAAATTATTTGAACCAGAATGCAAAACCATCGACCAAATGATGTGGGCTAATGTGATTTGCAGGTTTAAAGAGATCTCTGAAAATGGATTTTGA
- the citB_1 gene encoding DNA-binding response regulator produces the protein MKKTVQALVVDDYKAVCEGLAALVEKTGLFDKVFVAFTGEQALEILKTKWIHLAMVDARMPGLSGIDLIKLKHKMYPSLKVVAMTSFDEEATLKEIWLAKVNGILLKRSTDANEIKECLQQVSEGERYFSHEIRDMIRGFNPIDEATPSLTTREKEILRLVCVGNSTKEIAAHYKLSVSTVEDYRKEMLRKTKSKNTPELVAYAHRNGLV, from the coding sequence GTGAAAAAGACGGTGCAGGCTTTAGTAGTCGATGACTACAAAGCAGTTTGTGAAGGGCTTGCGGCACTTGTAGAAAAAACCGGATTGTTTGACAAGGTGTTTGTCGCTTTTACTGGCGAGCAGGCACTCGAAATACTCAAGACGAAATGGATTCACCTGGCCATGGTCGATGCACGAATGCCCGGCCTGAGCGGGATAGACCTCATCAAACTTAAACACAAAATGTACCCTTCACTCAAAGTGGTTGCTATGACCAGCTTTGATGAGGAAGCTACACTTAAAGAGATTTGGTTGGCCAAAGTCAATGGCATCCTATTGAAGAGAAGCACTGATGCAAACGAGATCAAGGAATGTTTGCAACAGGTGTCTGAAGGTGAGCGATATTTCTCTCATGAAATACGCGATATGATCCGGGGCTTCAACCCGATCGATGAGGCAACACCCTCTTTAACTACCCGCGAAAAGGAAATACTGCGCCTCGTTTGCGTTGGCAACTCAACAAAAGAAATAGCCGCCCACTACAAGCTGAGTGTCTCTACAGTGGAGGATTACCGGAAGGAGATGCTCCGAAAAACGAAATCAAAAAATACACCCGAGCTGGTTGCCTACGCCCATCGCAATGGCCTGGTTTAA
- a CDS encoding adenosine kinase, whose amino-acid sequence MKYDVFGVGNAIVDIVTEVGLDFFEKNKVEKGLMTLVDHKRQQELMSVIDMKKSKMTGGGSAGNTIVALNQFGGKGFYSCLVAKDDLGKFYLDDLRSHGVATNLKYENCPAGDTGRCLVMTSPDAERTMNTFLGISSLLSTEHLDEQAIANSKYVYLEGYLVASPKGLEAMKEAKKIAERNKVNVALTFSDPSMVKYFSQQMNDVVGASVDLLFCNDEEAMIFTGTNSVNEAREKLKEVAKHFVMTLGSNGAMVYDGDTFITIEPYPARAVDTNGAGDMFAGSFLYGITNGHSYAGSGKLASLASSHVVRQWGPRLQKTETQKIFREFGG is encoded by the coding sequence ATGAAATACGATGTATTCGGTGTAGGAAACGCCATTGTTGATATTGTTACCGAGGTTGGTCTGGATTTCTTTGAAAAAAACAAAGTAGAGAAAGGCTTGATGACGTTGGTGGACCACAAACGCCAGCAGGAACTGATGTCAGTCATTGATATGAAGAAAAGCAAAATGACCGGAGGCGGTTCTGCAGGGAATACTATTGTTGCATTGAATCAATTCGGAGGCAAAGGGTTCTACTCGTGTTTGGTTGCAAAGGATGACCTTGGAAAATTCTACCTGGATGATTTGCGTAGTCATGGTGTTGCCACCAATTTGAAATACGAGAACTGTCCGGCGGGAGATACAGGGCGTTGCCTGGTGATGACTTCACCTGATGCGGAACGCACCATGAACACTTTCCTGGGAATAAGTTCTTTATTGTCAACAGAGCACCTTGACGAGCAAGCGATCGCCAATTCAAAATACGTCTATCTCGAAGGATATCTCGTAGCCAGTCCTAAAGGATTGGAAGCAATGAAGGAAGCCAAAAAAATTGCTGAACGGAATAAAGTCAATGTGGCTCTTACGTTTTCCGATCCCAGCATGGTGAAATACTTCTCACAGCAAATGAACGATGTGGTGGGTGCCAGTGTAGACCTTCTCTTCTGCAATGATGAAGAGGCCATGATCTTTACCGGAACCAATTCAGTGAATGAAGCACGTGAAAAATTGAAAGAGGTAGCCAAGCATTTCGTAATGACGCTGGGCTCTAACGGTGCAATGGTTTACGATGGCGATACTTTCATTACAATCGAACCCTATCCTGCCCGTGCTGTAGATACTAATGGTGCCGGTGACATGTTTGCCGGTTCTTTCCTCTATGGCATCACCAATGGCCATAGTTATGCGGGTTCAGGCAAGCTCGCCTCCCTCGCTTCATCGCATGTGGTAAGGCAGTGGGGCCCAAGGCTTCAAAAAACTGAAACTCAGAAAATATTTAGGGAGTTTGGCGGTTAA
- a CDS encoding peptidase M23 translates to MIADRNIWIFCFCFLLPAVALSQKKNKSDLQRERQESLEKIKETEKILDETSQEKKTTIGELSALNKRIDQQESLIVSIKSEVNLLDADIEEDNQIIEALEKDVSNLKEEYSSMLFAAQKASGKTDKLMLLFASESFDQLLMRLKYMSQYGKARKEQTAAIEKTQTILSNQVKQTEAKRNEKQNLLNDELKQSERLTGLKQQQRKVVRSLEKEEKRLRRELEETRKAVNELDNMIAKVIKEELERLAREAKNRDKDKVKEVASALEAVTLSTTFEENKKKFPWPVSGFVSQKFGKQTHPVLKGIEIQSDGINIQTKQSEPVHAVFNGEVSLIGFVQLYGNVIILSHGDYRTVYCGLKDVFVKKGQKVTTSDEIGRVRTRPDGVSELHFRLVKNTDDLDPEQWLKN, encoded by the coding sequence ATGATCGCAGATAGAAACATCTGGATTTTTTGTTTCTGTTTTTTACTGCCTGCGGTTGCCCTTTCTCAAAAAAAGAACAAATCTGATTTACAGCGGGAACGCCAGGAAAGTCTTGAAAAAATCAAGGAGACTGAAAAAATCCTGGACGAAACCTCCCAGGAGAAAAAAACCACAATTGGAGAACTGTCTGCTTTAAACAAGCGAATTGATCAACAGGAATCGTTGATCGTTTCCATTAAGAGTGAGGTCAACCTTCTCGATGCTGATATCGAAGAAGACAACCAGATCATTGAAGCCCTTGAAAAAGATGTGTCGAATCTGAAAGAAGAATATTCATCGATGCTTTTCGCTGCACAAAAAGCCAGTGGTAAAACCGACAAACTTATGCTCTTGTTCGCGTCTGAATCATTTGATCAGCTTTTGATGCGGCTCAAGTACATGAGCCAGTATGGAAAAGCCCGGAAAGAGCAGACTGCGGCCATCGAAAAAACGCAAACCATTCTGTCCAATCAGGTGAAGCAGACAGAAGCAAAGCGCAATGAAAAACAAAATCTCCTCAACGATGAATTAAAACAAAGCGAGCGACTAACAGGCCTTAAGCAACAACAGCGCAAAGTCGTGCGCTCGCTTGAGAAAGAAGAGAAGCGACTGAGGCGTGAACTCGAAGAAACGCGCAAGGCCGTGAATGAGCTCGATAATATGATCGCGAAGGTGATCAAGGAAGAATTGGAACGCCTCGCGCGTGAAGCCAAAAACCGGGATAAAGACAAAGTAAAAGAAGTAGCATCAGCCCTGGAAGCAGTAACGCTTTCTACCACGTTTGAAGAAAATAAAAAGAAATTTCCGTGGCCGGTTTCAGGATTTGTCTCACAAAAATTCGGAAAACAAACACATCCTGTATTAAAAGGCATTGAAATTCAGAGTGACGGCATCAATATTCAAACGAAACAAAGCGAGCCTGTGCACGCTGTGTTTAACGGAGAGGTATCCCTCATCGGGTTTGTGCAGCTCTACGGAAACGTGATTATTCTAAGTCATGGAGATTACCGTACCGTGTATTGCGGCTTAAAAGATGTCTTTGTAAAAAAAGGGCAGAAAGTCACTACAAGTGACGAGATTGGCCGTGTTCGAACAAGGCCGGACGGAGTTTCAGAGCTGCACTTTCGCCTGGTAAAAAACACAGACGACCTTGACCCTGAGCAGTGGCTCAAGAATTGA
- a CDS encoding polysaccharide biosynthesis protein, protein MSKIRRLASETVVYGLGNIVPRLINFFLFPIHTGIFDPDDYGAFTILMSFVGVMNVVYSFGMETAYFRYASKPDADPKRVFNIAQTTVIFISTFLSLIFILFSSSFAEILDVKGHGDFIVWLSVIMFIDNIVSIPFARLRFEKKPLLFAFFRISNVVILTGLNLYFLYYAFDPAVGIGYIFLANLIANSFYIIFFFKTFISWRPTFDSALTPSMFTYAFPVMITGLAGMMNEFFSRLSLKEWLPENFYPGRSSEYAVGVFGGCYKFSVIMSLAVTAFRMAGEPFFFTNASDKKSPELFARVNYYFIIVCCVIMLGVSINTDILKLLLRKKSYWEALPIVPPLMLGYLFLGVYYNFTAWFKLTDRTYFGTIITVGGAILTFVLNWLLIPIAGYYGSSWVTAIVYGAMMIACYLIGQKYYPIPYQVLSGISYITLTYLLIVAVNSFSFSNQIQATAFHTLIIVIYCGFIFLIERKKLYSKITPEQG, encoded by the coding sequence ATGTCAAAAATAAGACGACTGGCCAGTGAGACTGTGGTGTACGGATTAGGGAACATTGTACCCCGGTTGATCAACTTTTTCCTGTTCCCAATTCACACCGGCATTTTCGACCCCGATGATTACGGAGCTTTTACCATCTTAATGTCATTTGTTGGGGTGATGAACGTGGTGTACAGCTTTGGTATGGAAACTGCGTATTTCCGATATGCCAGTAAGCCCGATGCTGACCCTAAGCGGGTTTTCAATATTGCACAAACCACAGTAATATTCATCAGCACTTTTCTATCGCTAATCTTTATTCTCTTTTCCAGTTCGTTTGCCGAAATTCTTGATGTAAAAGGGCATGGCGATTTCATTGTATGGTTATCCGTCATCATGTTCATTGACAACATCGTGAGTATTCCTTTTGCGCGGCTGCGATTTGAAAAAAAACCGCTGCTGTTTGCTTTCTTCCGGATATCGAACGTGGTGATCTTAACAGGGCTTAACTTGTATTTCCTTTACTACGCCTTCGATCCTGCAGTTGGTATAGGCTATATTTTTCTTGCCAACCTGATCGCCAACTCTTTCTACATCATTTTCTTTTTTAAGACTTTCATTTCATGGAGGCCCACGTTTGACAGTGCATTGACGCCTTCCATGTTTACGTATGCTTTTCCTGTGATGATCACCGGTTTGGCTGGAATGATGAATGAGTTTTTTTCGCGGCTTTCCCTGAAAGAATGGTTGCCCGAAAATTTCTATCCGGGTCGTTCGTCTGAATACGCAGTAGGTGTTTTTGGGGGGTGCTATAAATTTTCTGTAATCATGAGTCTCGCGGTTACAGCTTTCCGTATGGCCGGCGAGCCTTTCTTCTTCACCAATGCCTCCGACAAGAAATCTCCGGAGTTATTTGCCCGTGTTAATTACTACTTCATCATTGTTTGTTGTGTCATCATGCTGGGTGTCTCAATCAATACGGACATTTTAAAGCTCCTGCTAAGAAAAAAATCCTACTGGGAAGCTCTCCCCATTGTGCCTCCGCTGATGTTGGGCTACCTTTTCCTTGGGGTATACTATAATTTCACTGCCTGGTTTAAGCTGACTGACAGAACTTACTTCGGTACGATCATTACCGTTGGTGGAGCGATACTTACGTTTGTCTTAAACTGGTTACTAATTCCAATTGCCGGCTACTATGGAAGTAGTTGGGTTACTGCAATCGTTTATGGAGCTATGATGATTGCCTGCTATCTCATCGGGCAGAAATACTATCCTATTCCTTACCAGGTCCTAAGTGGCATTAGCTATATCACATTAACCTATCTTTTGATTGTAGCCGTAAACTCCTTTTCATTCTCAAACCAAATCCAGGCCACCGCGTTCCATACATTGATCATAGTTATCTATTGTGGCTTTATTTTCCTGATTGAAAGGAAAAAACTGTATTCCAAAATTACCCCGGAACAGGGGTAG
- a CDS encoding mannose-1-phosphate guanylyltransferase, with translation MNKNLFVALMAGGVGTRFWPYSRNSQPKQFLDVMGTGKSLLRSTYERFLPLCPSENIFVITHEEHVEITKQQLPELSSSQILAEPMRKNTAPCIAYACYKIQKINPEAVIVVSPSDHLILNEVDFQQTISKVIDHAKTQDKLITLGIKPTRPETGYGYIQFIENKSPLKKVKTFTEKPELTLAKKFIDSGDFVWNAGLFICGVQAFLDAYKKHLPEMTEIFDDISDKISTNEEKAAIRIAYAQVKSISVDYGIMEKASNVYVWPSNFAWNDLGSWASLHELSPKDSNNNAITADTMLYDTRNSIIKGEKGKLIVAQGLNGYLVGTFDNVVIVCEKDKEDLFRRFVNDLKAKSNGGEYL, from the coding sequence ATGAATAAAAATTTGTTTGTGGCGCTCATGGCAGGTGGTGTGGGCACCCGTTTCTGGCCCTATAGCAGAAACTCACAGCCGAAACAATTTTTGGATGTGATGGGCACCGGGAAATCATTACTTCGCTCCACATACGAACGGTTTTTACCTCTCTGCCCAAGCGAAAATATTTTTGTAATCACACATGAAGAGCATGTGGAAATTACAAAACAGCAACTACCTGAACTTTCATCCTCTCAAATCCTGGCCGAGCCGATGCGAAAAAATACTGCACCGTGCATCGCCTATGCCTGCTATAAAATTCAAAAAATAAATCCCGAAGCGGTTATTGTAGTTAGCCCATCTGATCATTTGATTTTAAATGAAGTCGACTTTCAGCAAACCATTTCAAAGGTTATTGACCATGCGAAGACGCAGGATAAATTGATCACTCTTGGAATCAAGCCGACACGGCCGGAAACAGGTTACGGCTATATTCAATTCATTGAAAACAAAAGTCCGCTCAAAAAAGTAAAAACGTTTACCGAAAAACCGGAGCTAACGCTGGCCAAAAAATTTATTGATAGCGGTGATTTTGTGTGGAACGCAGGGCTTTTTATTTGTGGTGTTCAGGCCTTCCTTGATGCTTACAAAAAACACCTGCCGGAAATGACCGAAATCTTTGATGACATCTCAGATAAAATTTCAACGAATGAAGAGAAAGCTGCGATCCGCATTGCCTACGCGCAGGTAAAAAGTATTTCTGTCGACTATGGCATCATGGAGAAAGCCAGCAACGTATACGTGTGGCCCAGTAATTTTGCATGGAATGACCTGGGATCGTGGGCTTCACTTCATGAGCTCTCCCCGAAAGACAGCAATAACAATGCGATCACCGCTGATACAATGCTGTACGACACCCGTAATTCCATCATCAAAGGAGAAAAAGGAAAATTGATCGTAGCACAAGGACTCAATGGCTATTTAGTGGGCACTTTCGACAATGTGGTCATTGTGTGTGAGAAAGACAAAGAAGACCTGTTCCGCAGGTTCGTCAATGACCTCAAGGCGAAGTCGAATGGAGGCGAATACTTGTAG